From Agromyces sp. SYSU T00194, a single genomic window includes:
- a CDS encoding GNAT family N-acetyltransferase, whose product MTTHSAPFRVRPYQPSDERDWVRCRALAFLDTQYYDAVKPHRVVLAEPSISLVAVTPAGDLVGILDIEIAGDAATIDTIATHPDHRAQGIASALLHVALTELQQTDATSLDAWTREDVAANGWYRRNGFVEQYRYLHVYLTDGEDDTGFATPERLSMPVSAFVHGRIEDEAELRTRYRRVYRCTQYVRPVRRTARDLSE is encoded by the coding sequence ATGACCACGCACTCCGCACCGTTCCGCGTGCGCCCCTACCAACCCTCCGACGAACGCGACTGGGTGCGGTGCCGCGCCCTGGCATTCCTCGACACCCAGTACTACGACGCCGTCAAGCCGCACCGGGTCGTGCTGGCCGAGCCGTCGATCTCGCTCGTGGCGGTCACGCCCGCGGGCGATCTCGTCGGCATCCTCGACATCGAGATCGCGGGTGATGCCGCGACGATCGACACCATCGCCACGCACCCCGATCATCGGGCCCAGGGCATCGCCAGCGCGTTGCTGCACGTCGCCCTGACCGAGCTGCAGCAGACGGATGCCACGTCGCTGGACGCGTGGACGCGGGAGGACGTCGCCGCGAACGGCTGGTACCGACGCAACGGCTTCGTCGAGCAGTATCGCTACCTGCACGTGTACCTGACAGACGGCGAAGACGACACCGGCTTCGCCACGCCCGAGCGCCTGAGCATGCCGGTCTCCGCCTTCGTCCACGGCCGCATCGAGGACGAGGCGGAGCTTCGCACGAGGTACCGGCGCGTGTACCGGTGCACGCAGTACGTGCGACCGGTGCGGCGAACGGCCCGCGACCTCTCGGAGTAG
- a CDS encoding fasciclin domain-containing protein, translated as MPSTRNTLTGGVAVVALSLLALTGCSAGSSTDSMDDTAGESVESSAPEMEEMDPAANLVGPGCAAYAEAVPDGAGSVAGMAQDPVATAASNNPLLTTLVAAVSGQLNPDVNLVDTLNGDEFTVFAPVDDAFAMIDEDTIATLQTDSELLTSILTYHVVAGQLTPDEVVGTQTTVQGSDVEVTGSGDDLMVNDASVICGGVQTANATVYLIDSVLLPTS; from the coding sequence ATGCCCAGCACCAGGAACACCCTCACCGGCGGCGTCGCCGTCGTCGCGCTCTCCCTGCTCGCGCTCACCGGCTGCTCGGCCGGGTCGAGCACCGACTCGATGGACGACACCGCAGGCGAGAGCGTCGAGTCGTCCGCCCCCGAGATGGAGGAGATGGACCCGGCGGCGAACCTCGTCGGTCCCGGCTGCGCCGCCTACGCCGAGGCGGTGCCCGATGGCGCCGGATCGGTCGCGGGCATGGCCCAGGACCCGGTCGCCACCGCGGCATCCAACAACCCGCTGCTCACGACGCTCGTGGCGGCGGTCAGCGGCCAGCTGAACCCCGACGTGAACCTCGTCGACACGCTCAACGGCGACGAGTTCACCGTCTTCGCGCCCGTCGACGACGCCTTCGCGATGATCGACGAGGACACGATCGCCACCCTGCAGACCGACTCCGAGCTGCTGACGTCGATCCTGACCTACCACGTGGTCGCCGGACAGCTCACCCCCGACGAGGTCGTCGGCACGCAGACGACCGTGCAGGGCTCGGACGTCGAGGTCACCGGCAGCGGCGACGACCTCATGGTCAACGATGCGAGCGTGATCTGCGGCGGCGTGCAGACCGCCAACGCGACCGTGTACCTCATCGACTCGGTGCTCCTGCCGACCTCCTGA
- a CDS encoding molybdopterin-dependent oxidoreductase, whose translation MRMTPARRRTAWAATIGVVSAGALLAAAELVAVLLARNASVLLAIGAFVIDVVPRPLKELAITTLGTADKPVLLVGVAVAAGVAAALAGVLEVRRPGWGAAAFVVGAALATAAAVTRAGTGALAWVPPVVGGAVGVGVLVLLARLLRRADAPEPADPPTDASPGIARRSFLRATAIASVSAVLVGAGAAAARLGSSAVGAVREALRLPAPRSRVAVPGAAQLDIPGLSPLITSNADFYRVDTALSVPRVDPSTWRLTIDGLVERPVELGFDELVAMGLDEYAITLTCVSNEVGGDLVDTAIWLGVPVREVLRLAGPRAGADMVLSRSVDGFTASTPLASLTDDGLDAILAVGMNGEPLPLEHGFPVRMVVPGLYGYVSATKWLTELRVTTFADDEAYWTPRGYSATAPIKLSSRVDTPKLGAAVAAGRVPIAGVAWAQTVGIARVEVRIDDGDWQDATLAEALADDTWVQWVLEWDAEPGTHYLTVRATDRAGTLQTEEPAPIAPDGSTGWQRTLVTVTEAG comes from the coding sequence ATGCGCATGACACCCGCCCGCCGCCGCACGGCATGGGCTGCCACCATCGGCGTGGTGAGCGCGGGGGCGCTGCTGGCTGCCGCCGAGCTCGTCGCGGTGCTCCTCGCACGCAACGCGAGCGTGCTGCTCGCGATCGGCGCGTTCGTGATCGACGTCGTGCCGCGTCCGCTGAAGGAACTCGCGATCACGACGCTCGGCACCGCCGACAAGCCGGTGCTGCTGGTCGGCGTGGCGGTGGCGGCGGGCGTCGCAGCGGCGCTCGCGGGCGTGCTGGAGGTGCGGCGCCCGGGGTGGGGGGCCGCGGCCTTCGTCGTCGGCGCGGCGCTCGCGACGGCCGCCGCCGTCACCCGCGCCGGCACCGGCGCGCTCGCCTGGGTGCCCCCGGTGGTCGGGGGAGCGGTGGGCGTCGGCGTGCTGGTGCTGCTCGCGCGACTGCTGCGCCGAGCGGATGCCCCTGAGCCGGCCGACCCGCCGACGGATGCCTCTCCCGGCATCGCCCGCCGGTCGTTCCTCCGGGCGACGGCGATCGCGTCGGTCTCCGCCGTGCTGGTCGGCGCCGGGGCTGCGGCGGCTCGGCTGGGCAGCAGTGCCGTCGGCGCGGTACGTGAGGCGCTGCGCCTGCCGGCTCCGCGCTCGCGGGTCGCGGTGCCCGGTGCCGCGCAGCTCGACATTCCCGGGCTCAGCCCCCTGATCACCTCGAACGCCGACTTCTACCGCGTCGACACCGCGCTCTCGGTGCCCCGGGTCGATCCGTCGACCTGGCGCCTGACGATCGATGGGCTGGTGGAGCGCCCGGTCGAGCTCGGCTTCGACGAGCTGGTCGCGATGGGCCTCGACGAGTACGCGATCACGCTCACCTGCGTCTCGAACGAGGTCGGCGGCGACCTGGTCGACACGGCGATCTGGCTGGGCGTGCCGGTGCGCGAGGTGCTCCGGCTCGCCGGGCCCCGTGCGGGTGCCGACATGGTGCTCTCGCGCAGCGTCGACGGGTTCACCGCGAGCACGCCGCTGGCATCGCTCACCGACGACGGGCTCGACGCGATCCTCGCGGTCGGCATGAACGGCGAGCCGCTGCCGCTCGAGCACGGCTTCCCGGTGCGCATGGTCGTGCCGGGCCTGTACGGCTACGTGTCGGCGACCAAGTGGCTGACGGAGCTGCGCGTCACGACCTTCGCCGACGACGAGGCGTACTGGACCCCGCGCGGCTACAGCGCCACCGCCCCGATCAAGCTCTCGTCACGGGTCGACACCCCGAAGCTCGGCGCGGCCGTCGCCGCCGGTCGCGTGCCGATCGCCGGCGTCGCGTGGGCGCAGACGGTCGGCATCGCGCGGGTCGAGGTGCGCATCGACGACGGCGACTGGCAGGACGCGACGCTCGCCGAGGCGCTCGCCGACGACACGTGGGTGCAGTGGGTACTGGAGTGGGACGCCGAGCCCGGCACGCACTACCTGACGGTGCGCGCCACCGACCGCGCCGGCACGCTGCAGACCGAGGAGCCGGCGCCGATCGCGCCCGACGGCTCGACGGGCTGGCAGCGCACGCTCGTCACGGTCACCGAGGCCGGCTGA
- a CDS encoding DUF1622 domain-containing protein, whose protein sequence is MEEVFTAVAIGFEAAGAGAMIVGAVIAVVLAMRALRRGAGGHSAYQVLRTTLGAAILLGLEVLVAADLIRTITSKPSLEDAAILGLIVLIRTVLSMSIQIEIEGVLPWRRALTTSGGQLLGEAVSRELRGSRPAADG, encoded by the coding sequence ATGGAGGAGGTCTTCACCGCCGTCGCCATCGGGTTCGAGGCCGCCGGTGCGGGCGCGATGATCGTGGGCGCGGTCATCGCGGTGGTCCTCGCGATGCGCGCACTTCGGCGCGGCGCCGGTGGGCACTCGGCGTACCAGGTGCTGCGCACGACCCTGGGCGCGGCCATCCTGCTGGGCCTCGAGGTGCTCGTCGCGGCCGACCTGATCCGCACGATCACGTCGAAGCCGTCGCTCGAGGACGCGGCGATCCTCGGACTGATCGTGCTCATCCGGACGGTGCTGTCGATGTCGATCCAGATCGAGATCGAGGGGGTGCTCCCCTGGAGACGAGCGCTCACCACGAGCGGAGGCCAGTTGCTCGGCGAGGCCGTCTCGCGCGAGCTGCGCGGGTCGCGACCGGCCGCGGACGGGTGA
- a CDS encoding M14 family metallopeptidase: MNTRSRVKFLAVAAVAVLGLTVVPTSAFADPPESSPPEQSQAGGRLDLYEFDAPADVVAALIADGYDIVGTEPNDDGSLHVSAVMSPAEANKAHKAYDIEIDLTRNKDGVPTVDAAFEEGDDGYEVYRKWSSPGGHKAEMEHLAQQYDDLTELITIGQSVQGQDIYAMRVTEKADTKKAGSRPAVLYISNQHAREWITPEVNSRLLNYVLSNYGSDQRVTDILDSTELWFVISANPDGYDWTFEEGQRLWRKNLADNNGDGEITTIDGVDLNRNFATNWGYDNEGSSDNPSGQTYRGTAPQSEPETQAMDDLMGSIDFAFMVNYHSAAELILYGTGWQVDSPSPDDIVNIALAGDDANPAIPGYDPDLSAELYITNGDTTDHAGDAHGIMAYTPELATCQTALGYEESTLPDDYCDGRSQFEFPDDETLVQVEFEHNLDYALSMAESAADPANPVSSLGLVAADFEVQEFEESWGDSQEVAVWAKREFKQLRMHSSVNGGPVATKAAGEWAGGEVYGDEGNLWYGEYRATVTGLSAGDSVEVWFSALDTPSGGGAANASKVESDHFTFDVSAEATGADVLIVSDNSPGTGLGGSAPLQYLDYYTDALDANGVSYDVYDVGVTGPAPSATGILNHYDAVIWYEGDKLVTDYQGGLDTTLLAHEMNMVMRDYLNEGGKVLATGKNAGFEEFFPLDYGTNGAPDEVCHGGDCLVMTDDVYQYWFGANSRARRGGLAADGTALDVSGNGGVFDGYTFGLDGGDSADNQGAPGAVSTGTASFIVTSSVLPESEFPQFASERFASWDVGGLTPYEPVTGDWQMATDHADAAYKRLSRTIDLTGASTASLEFLTSYGIEANWDYMFVEVHTVGQDDWTTLPDSNGHTGTGTGDSCASGWATELHPFLFHYQDLACNPVGTTGEWNAATGASDGVETWSIDLSAYAGSEIEVSISYATDWATGDLGIFVDDVTVDIDGSPTTESFETDLGAWSVPGAPEGSAGNANDWKRVGVLFEVAAIVATDDTLLFGFGFEGISTQAERNEVMSRSLDHLLG, from the coding sequence ATGAACACGCGTTCGCGGGTGAAGTTTCTTGCAGTCGCAGCAGTCGCAGTACTCGGCCTGACGGTCGTGCCGACCAGCGCATTCGCTGATCCCCCGGAGTCCTCACCCCCGGAGCAGTCGCAGGCGGGTGGCCGCCTGGACCTCTACGAGTTCGACGCTCCCGCGGACGTGGTCGCCGCGCTGATCGCCGACGGCTACGACATCGTCGGGACCGAGCCGAACGACGACGGCAGCCTGCATGTCTCAGCCGTCATGTCGCCGGCCGAGGCCAACAAGGCGCACAAGGCCTACGACATCGAGATCGACCTCACGCGCAACAAGGACGGCGTGCCCACGGTCGACGCCGCCTTCGAGGAAGGCGACGACGGCTACGAGGTCTACCGCAAGTGGTCCAGCCCGGGCGGACACAAGGCCGAGATGGAACACCTCGCCCAGCAGTACGACGACCTGACCGAACTCATCACCATCGGCCAGTCGGTGCAGGGCCAGGACATCTACGCCATGCGCGTGACCGAGAAGGCCGACACCAAGAAGGCGGGCTCGCGCCCGGCGGTGCTGTACATCTCGAACCAGCACGCGCGTGAGTGGATCACCCCCGAGGTGAACAGCCGCCTGCTGAACTACGTCCTGTCGAACTACGGGAGCGACCAGCGGGTCACCGACATCCTCGACTCGACCGAGCTGTGGTTCGTCATCTCGGCCAACCCCGACGGCTACGACTGGACCTTCGAGGAGGGTCAGCGCCTGTGGCGCAAGAACCTCGCCGACAACAACGGCGACGGCGAGATCACGACGATCGACGGCGTGGACCTCAACCGCAACTTCGCCACCAACTGGGGGTACGACAACGAGGGGTCGAGCGACAACCCGAGCGGCCAGACCTACCGGGGCACGGCGCCGCAGTCCGAGCCCGAGACGCAGGCGATGGACGACCTGATGGGGTCGATCGACTTCGCGTTCATGGTCAACTACCACTCCGCAGCGGAGCTGATCCTCTACGGAACCGGCTGGCAGGTCGACAGCCCGAGCCCGGACGACATCGTGAACATCGCGCTCGCGGGTGACGACGCGAACCCGGCGATCCCGGGCTACGACCCCGATCTTTCGGCCGAGCTGTACATCACGAACGGCGACACCACGGATCACGCCGGCGACGCGCACGGGATCATGGCCTACACGCCCGAGCTGGCGACGTGCCAGACGGCGCTCGGCTACGAGGAGAGCACGCTCCCCGACGACTATTGCGACGGTCGCTCGCAGTTCGAGTTCCCCGACGACGAGACCCTCGTGCAGGTCGAGTTCGAGCACAACCTCGACTACGCCCTCTCGATGGCCGAGTCGGCCGCCGACCCGGCGAACCCGGTCTCGTCCCTCGGCCTCGTGGCCGCGGACTTCGAGGTGCAGGAGTTCGAGGAGAGCTGGGGCGACTCGCAGGAGGTCGCCGTCTGGGCCAAGCGCGAGTTCAAGCAGCTGCGCATGCACAGTTCCGTCAACGGCGGACCCGTAGCCACGAAGGCGGCCGGCGAATGGGCCGGCGGCGAGGTCTACGGCGACGAGGGCAACCTCTGGTACGGCGAGTATCGCGCGACGGTGACGGGGCTCTCGGCGGGCGATTCCGTCGAGGTGTGGTTCAGCGCACTGGACACGCCGTCCGGCGGCGGCGCCGCGAATGCGAGCAAGGTCGAGAGCGACCACTTCACGTTCGACGTCTCGGCTGAAGCGACCGGCGCCGACGTGCTGATCGTCTCCGACAACAGCCCGGGCACCGGTCTGGGCGGCAGCGCACCGCTCCAGTACCTCGACTACTACACCGATGCGCTCGACGCCAACGGCGTGAGCTACGACGTGTACGACGTGGGGGTCACCGGTCCGGCGCCGAGCGCCACGGGCATCCTCAACCACTACGACGCCGTGATCTGGTACGAGGGCGACAAGCTCGTGACCGACTACCAGGGCGGGCTCGACACCACCCTCCTCGCGCACGAGATGAACATGGTCATGCGCGACTACCTCAACGAGGGCGGCAAGGTGCTCGCCACCGGCAAGAACGCCGGATTCGAGGAGTTCTTCCCGCTGGACTACGGCACCAACGGGGCACCCGACGAGGTGTGCCACGGCGGCGACTGCCTGGTGATGACCGACGACGTCTACCAGTACTGGTTCGGCGCGAACAGCCGGGCCCGTCGCGGCGGCCTCGCGGCCGACGGCACGGCGCTCGACGTCAGCGGCAACGGAGGCGTCTTCGACGGTTACACGTTCGGGCTCGACGGCGGCGACAGTGCCGACAACCAGGGCGCTCCGGGCGCCGTCTCCACCGGCACCGCGTCGTTCATCGTCACGTCGAGCGTGCTCCCCGAGAGCGAGTTCCCGCAGTTCGCCTCCGAGCGGTTCGCCAGCTGGGACGTCGGGGGCCTCACCCCGTACGAACCGGTCACTGGCGACTGGCAGATGGCGACCGATCATGCGGATGCCGCGTACAAGCGACTCTCGCGCACGATCGATCTCACGGGAGCGAGCACGGCGAGCCTCGAGTTCCTGACCTCGTACGGCATCGAGGCGAACTGGGACTACATGTTCGTCGAGGTCCACACCGTGGGCCAGGACGACTGGACCACGCTGCCCGACTCGAACGGCCACACCGGCACCGGCACGGGCGACTCCTGCGCGTCGGGTTGGGCCACCGAGCTGCATCCGTTCCTGTTCCACTACCAGGACCTCGCCTGCAACCCGGTCGGCACGACCGGCGAGTGGAACGCGGCGACCGGCGCCTCCGATGGCGTCGAGACCTGGTCGATCGACCTGTCCGCCTACGCGGGCAGCGAGATCGAGGTGTCGATCAGCTACGCGACCGACTGGGCGACGGGCGACCTCGGTATCTTCGTCGACGACGTCACGGTCGACATCGACGGCAGCCCGACGACCGAGAGCTTCGAGACCGACCTGGGTGCATGGTCGGTTCCCGGGGCTCCCGAGGGCAGCGCCGGCAACGCGAACGACTGGAAGCGCGTGGGCGTGCTCTTCGAGGTCGCGGCCATCGTCGCCACGGACGACACGCTGCTGTTCGGCTTCGGCTTCGAGGGCATCTCGACCCAGGCGGAGCGCAACGAGGTGATGTCCCGCTCGCTGGACCACCTGCTCGGCTGA
- a CDS encoding dodecin family protein, with the protein MSVYRVIDVVGTSATSWEEAAREAISTAEGSLHDLRVAEVAKQDVVIGEDGALVYRTRIQLSFKYKPE; encoded by the coding sequence ATGAGCGTCTATCGAGTCATCGATGTCGTGGGTACGAGTGCGACGTCGTGGGAGGAAGCGGCCAGGGAGGCCATCAGCACCGCCGAAGGGTCGCTGCATGACCTGCGCGTGGCGGAGGTGGCGAAGCAGGACGTGGTGATCGGCGAGGACGGCGCGCTGGTGTACCGCACGCGAATCCAGCTCTCCTTCAAGTACAAGCCGGAGTAG